A DNA window from Amycolatopsis sp. DSM 110486 contains the following coding sequences:
- a CDS encoding ABC transporter permease — translation MSVPLAAPPAVSADPGPLEQLRILLSRIGAMCLVELQKLRRDQSELITRAIQPALWLLIFGETFTRIHAIPTGSIPYLDYLAPGILAQSALFISIFYGIQIIWERDAGVLSKLLVTPTPRAALVAGKAFAAGLRALVQALMVLVLSAILGVGLTANPLRLLGMVVIVILGSAFFCCFSIVIAGIVLSRERLMGIGQAITMPLFFGSNALYPVDLMPGWLKVLSHINPLSYQVDALRGLLIGTPANLGLDFGVLVGATALAIGVASALLGRLAR, via the coding sequence ATGTCCGTGCCACTCGCCGCACCGCCCGCCGTCTCGGCTGACCCGGGACCACTGGAACAACTGCGCATCCTGCTCTCCCGCATCGGCGCGATGTGCCTGGTGGAGCTACAGAAGCTGCGCCGCGACCAGTCCGAGCTGATCACCCGCGCGATCCAGCCCGCGCTGTGGCTGCTGATCTTCGGCGAGACGTTCACGCGGATCCACGCGATCCCGACCGGCTCGATCCCCTACCTCGACTACCTCGCACCCGGCATCCTCGCGCAGTCGGCGTTGTTCATCTCCATCTTCTACGGCATCCAGATCATCTGGGAACGCGACGCGGGCGTGCTCTCGAAGCTGCTCGTCACGCCGACACCGCGGGCCGCGCTCGTGGCGGGCAAGGCGTTCGCGGCCGGGCTGCGCGCGCTCGTGCAGGCGCTGATGGTGCTCGTTCTCTCGGCCATCCTCGGCGTGGGCCTCACCGCGAACCCGCTGCGGCTGCTGGGCATGGTCGTGATCGTGATCCTCGGTTCGGCGTTCTTCTGCTGCTTCTCCATCGTGATCGCCGGCATCGTGCTCTCCCGCGAGCGGCTGATGGGGATCGGGCAGGCCATCACCATGCCGTTGTTCTTCGGGTCCAACGCCCTCTACCCGGTGGACCTGATGCCCGGCTGGCTGAAGGTGCTCAGCCACATCAACCCGTTGAGCTACCAGGTCGACGCCCTTCGCGGACTTCTCATCGGCACTCCGGCCAACCTCGGGCTGGACTTCGGCGTCCTAGTGGGTGCGACCGCCTTGGCGATCGGCGTCGCATCGGCTCTGCTCGGAAGGTTGGCTCGATGA
- a CDS encoding ABC transporter ATP-binding protein encodes MSALETDREAGPEPAVRCAGLHHSFGITKAVDGVDLEIVPGEIFGLLGPNGAGKTTTIRMITTLLPLDAGAITVFGVDVTRRRMAVRRLIGYVPQQLSADGALTGRENVSLFARLFDVPRSRRADEVHRALDLVGLLNEADRPAGGYSGGMIRRLELAQALVSSPRLLVLDEPTVGLDPVARSAVWDRITEIRTRTGMTVLVTTHYMDEAEQYCDRVALMHAGRVRALGTPAELEAELGPDSTLDDVFRSMTGDALQSETGGMRNVRATRRTARRLG; translated from the coding sequence ATGAGCGCCCTGGAAACCGACCGCGAAGCCGGGCCCGAGCCCGCCGTCAGGTGCGCCGGCCTGCACCACTCGTTCGGCATCACGAAGGCCGTCGACGGCGTCGACCTGGAGATCGTGCCGGGCGAGATCTTCGGCCTGCTCGGCCCGAACGGCGCCGGCAAGACCACCACCATCCGCATGATCACCACCCTGCTGCCGCTCGACGCGGGGGCCATCACCGTGTTCGGCGTCGACGTCACGCGCCGCCGCATGGCCGTGCGCCGTCTGATCGGGTACGTGCCCCAGCAGCTCTCGGCCGACGGCGCGCTCACCGGACGCGAGAACGTGTCGCTGTTCGCGCGGCTGTTCGACGTCCCCCGCTCCCGCCGCGCCGACGAGGTCCACCGCGCGCTCGACCTGGTGGGCCTGCTGAATGAAGCCGACCGGCCCGCGGGCGGCTACTCCGGCGGCATGATCCGCCGGCTCGAGCTCGCGCAGGCACTGGTGAGCTCACCCCGGCTGCTCGTGCTCGACGAGCCGACCGTGGGCCTCGACCCGGTGGCGCGCTCGGCGGTGTGGGACCGCATCACCGAGATCCGCACGCGCACCGGCATGACCGTGCTCGTCACGACCCACTACATGGACGAGGCCGAGCAGTACTGCGACCGCGTCGCCCTGATGCACGCCGGCCGCGTCCGCGCGCTCGGCACCCCCGCCGAGCTCGAGGCGGAACTCGGCCCGGACTCCACTTTGGACGACGTGTTCCGGTCGATGACCGGCGACGCGCTGCAGAGCGAAACAGGAGGGATGCGCAATGTCCGTGCCACTCGCCGCACCGCCCGCCGTCTCGGCTGA
- a CDS encoding MarR family winged helix-turn-helix transcriptional regulator, translating to MIPPPDLAERLMSAVQGIRRVVRRRVRAEVPGPPLPGAQVELLRVVDRLPGVGVAAAARELSLAGNSVSTLVNLLVEAGLLRREVDPADRRAAQLQVTEAARERMATWRKARTGLVSAALTRLSEEDTVSITAALPALEKLMDALKEEA from the coding sequence ATGATCCCACCTCCCGACCTCGCCGAGCGGCTGATGTCCGCCGTGCAGGGCATCCGCCGCGTCGTGCGGCGGCGGGTGCGCGCGGAAGTGCCCGGCCCTCCCCTGCCTGGCGCGCAGGTCGAGCTGCTGCGGGTCGTCGACCGGCTGCCCGGCGTCGGCGTCGCCGCGGCGGCGCGCGAGCTGAGCCTCGCGGGGAACTCCGTGAGCACGCTCGTGAACCTCCTCGTCGAAGCCGGGTTGCTGCGCCGCGAGGTGGACCCGGCCGACCGGCGCGCCGCGCAGCTGCAGGTGACCGAGGCCGCGCGCGAGCGCATGGCGACCTGGCGAAAGGCGCGGACCGGGCTGGTCTCGGCCGCGCTCACGCGGCTGTCCGAAGAGGACACCGTGTCGATCACCGCGGCTCTGCCCGCGCTGGAGAAGCTGATGGACGCCCTGAAGGAGGAGGCATGA